In a genomic window of Mycolicibacterium neoaurum VKM Ac-1815D:
- a CDS encoding molybdopterin-dependent oxidoreductase, whose translation MASIPVGTRVLCGVAAAAVTLGVSALVAVPLGASADPRSAVGSTIIDRTPGAVKEWAIQTFGTADKLFLTVAVLVAIAVLAALAGVLERRRIPIGSIMFTAATVAGCVAILSRAGARPLDMVPTVVGGLAGIIALRFLTSGRLEDGSAHESAAADPGRRLSLAALGLLGLGVLGSAVGSAWARRVHSAAGDRQAYTPPPVAKPAPPIPPEVQPAGVDITEFVTDNDEFYRIDTALSVPQLNRDAWALRIHGMVDREVTYTFADLEKFELIEKVVTLACVSNPVGGDLIGNAVWTGYRVRDLLAAAGVHADADMVLSTSSDGFTAGTPTEAMTDDRDSLLAITMNGQPLPIEHGYPARLVVPGLYGYVSATKWVVDLELTRFDRAQGYWTPLGWSERGPIKTQSRIDVPRIGQDVAPGPVRFGGVAWAQHRGVRGVEVRVDDGPWQQATLGAAYSNDTWRLWSFDWKAEKPGLHRITVRATDNTGAVQTEDIAGVVPDGATGWPSVEFAVT comes from the coding sequence GTGGCATCCATCCCAGTCGGAACGCGTGTCCTGTGTGGTGTCGCCGCGGCCGCGGTGACCCTGGGCGTCAGCGCCCTCGTCGCGGTACCGCTCGGGGCGTCCGCCGATCCCCGCTCCGCGGTCGGATCGACGATCATCGACCGCACCCCGGGCGCGGTGAAGGAATGGGCGATCCAGACATTCGGGACCGCGGACAAGCTGTTCCTGACGGTCGCGGTGCTCGTGGCGATCGCCGTATTGGCGGCACTGGCCGGTGTGCTGGAGCGCCGGCGAATACCGATCGGCAGCATCATGTTCACCGCGGCCACGGTTGCCGGCTGTGTCGCCATCCTGTCGCGGGCCGGCGCCCGCCCGCTGGACATGGTGCCGACGGTGGTCGGCGGGCTCGCCGGCATCATCGCGCTGCGGTTTCTGACCTCCGGCAGATTGGAGGACGGGTCGGCACACGAATCGGCCGCCGCCGATCCCGGACGCCGACTCTCGCTGGCCGCTCTCGGGCTGCTGGGCCTCGGCGTGCTGGGCAGTGCCGTCGGATCGGCGTGGGCTCGGCGGGTGCATTCGGCTGCCGGCGACCGACAGGCCTACACACCGCCGCCGGTGGCCAAGCCGGCACCACCCATCCCGCCTGAGGTGCAGCCGGCCGGCGTCGACATCACCGAATTCGTCACCGACAACGACGAGTTCTACCGGATCGACACGGCGCTGTCGGTCCCCCAGCTCAACCGCGACGCCTGGGCGTTACGCATCCACGGCATGGTCGACCGCGAGGTGACCTACACCTTCGCCGACCTGGAGAAGTTCGAGCTCATCGAGAAGGTCGTCACCCTGGCATGTGTGTCGAACCCGGTGGGCGGTGACCTGATCGGCAACGCGGTCTGGACCGGTTACCGGGTGCGTGACCTGCTGGCGGCGGCGGGAGTGCATGCCGACGCCGATATGGTGCTGTCCACCTCGAGCGACGGTTTCACCGCGGGCACGCCCACCGAGGCGATGACCGATGATCGCGATTCGCTGTTGGCGATAACGATGAACGGCCAACCCTTGCCCATCGAACACGGCTATCCGGCCCGCCTCGTCGTCCCCGGCCTCTACGGGTATGTCTCGGCCACCAAATGGGTCGTAGATCTGGAGTTGACCAGATTCGATCGGGCACAGGGCTATTGGACACCGCTCGGATGGTCCGAACGAGGTCCGATCAAGACACAATCGCGGATCGACGTACCCCGCATCGGCCAGGATGTCGCACCGGGGCCGGTCCGCTTCGGCGGCGTGGCGTGGGCCCAGCACCGTGGTGTGCGCGGCGTCGAGGTCCGGGTCGACGACGGGCCCTGGCAGCAGGCAACCCTGGGTGCGGCGTACTCGAACGACACCTGGCGGTTGTGGAGCTTCGACTGGAAGGCCGAAAAGCCCGGCCTGCACCGCATCACCGTACGCGCCACCGACAACACCGGGGCGGTGCAGACCGAGGATATCGCCGGCGTCGTACCCGACGGCGCGACCGGTTGGCCCAGCGTCGAATTCGCGGTGACCTGA